One genomic segment of Rhizorhabdus phycosphaerae includes these proteins:
- a CDS encoding cytochrome b has protein sequence MTDALLRYDAVARSLHWTIGALIIINLILGIGHDPLGEILPAIPIHKAIGMTVLALSFARLGWRLTHPAPPFPAHMARWEKAAAQTTHWTFYGLMIALPMTGWIFSSAGKYPISWFGLFEIPKLAVEKGSALAGVTHEAHEILGYAWVALLLIHVAAALRHHFVVKDGMMARMWG, from the coding sequence ATGACCGATGCCCTGCTCCGTTACGACGCCGTTGCCCGCAGCCTGCACTGGACGATCGGTGCGCTGATCATCATCAACCTCATCCTGGGTATCGGCCATGATCCGCTGGGCGAGATCCTGCCGGCGATCCCGATCCACAAGGCGATCGGCATGACCGTGCTGGCGCTCAGCTTCGCGCGGCTCGGCTGGCGCCTGACTCACCCCGCCCCGCCCTTCCCTGCACATATGGCGCGATGGGAAAAGGCCGCCGCGCAGACGACGCACTGGACCTTCTACGGCCTGATGATCGCGCTGCCGATGACCGGCTGGATCTTCAGTTCGGCGGGCAAATATCCGATCAGTTGGTTCGGCCTGTTCGAGATCCCCAAGCTGGCGGTCGAGAAGGGTTCGGCGCTCGCGGGCGTGACGCATGAGGCGCACGAAATCCTCGGCTATGCCTGGGTCGCGCTGCTGCTGATCCACGTCGCCGCGGCGCTGCGCCACCATTTCGTGGTGAAGGACGGGATGATGGCGCGGATGTGGGGCTGA